The Deltaproteobacteria bacterium DNA segment GTTGTGCAGGACCGCGCCGGTGACGGTGTCTTTCCAGGCGCCGAGGAAGTTCCCGGCAGCGTCGGTGTCCGGCACGTAGCGCTGGACGCCGTTGTTCATGATGAGCTGGTGGGTCACCGCGTCCAGCAAGCGGTGGTCGCGCGTCTGGCTCTCGAAGGCGAGCGAGCTCTGGCCCCAGCGTGCAGCCCAGGTGCCGGCCGAGTCCGCGCTGGGGAAGGCGAGGGCGATCTTGGCGAAGGGGCCGGTGGGGTTGGCGAAGCCGCCCCAGCAGCAGCCGGCGGAGAGGCAGCCGAAGCGGCCAATGGCGTGGGCCACCGACACCGTGGGCACGATGATGTCGCCCAGGCGGAGCACGTTGAGCTTGTGCTTGAGGCCGTACCAGACCACGGTCAGCGCCGCGCCGATGAAGCCGCCGTAGAACACCAGGCCGCCCGAGAGCGAGAAGATGCTCTTGGGGTCGTCGGCGTAGTCCTTCCAGTTCACGATGATGAAGAGGATGCGCGCGCCCACCAGGCCCGAGACCAGGACGTAGAACGCCAGGTCCATGATCGTCTCGTGCATGTACTCGCCCATGGGCACGATGGTGCCGTCGGCGAGCTTCTTGATGCCCGGGAAGCTGCGGCGCGCCTCGCGGGCGCACAGCGTAATCGCCACGATGAAGGCGGTGGCGATCATCAAGCCGTAGGTGTGCAGCGGGGCGCCGTGCTCCTTGGCGTAGCCCACGCCGTAGTAGGCCACCACCGCGCTGATCACCGCGAAGATGCCGGCGCGCATGGGCGCCTGCTCGCGATTCTCGGCGCCGCGCCAGCCGGCGTATGCACCGTAGACCACCAGGCCCGCCGCGCAGAGGTAGAGCACCACCTGCATGAGCGGGGTGTCGAAGGTGAAGCGCCAGAGAACAGGGAGCATGGTGACCTCGAGATAACGGCTACGACGCCGCCTTGCTTGGAGTGGTGGCCGCGGCGCCTTCCAGGCGCTTGGTGAACCAACCCTCGGTCAGGAGCAGAAACACGCCGACGCACACGAAACTGTCCGCGACATTGAAGACCGGCCACTCGTGCGGCCCGACGTGCCAGAGGATGAAGTCGATGACGTAGCCGTGGACCACGCGGTCGAGCGTGTTCCCGAACGCGCCGCCGAGCACCATGGCCAGCGCCAGCCGGCGCAGCCAGTGCTCGGGCCCGCTCTTGACGTAGAAGTAGAGGATGAGCGCCGTGGCCGCCACGGCCACCAGGTAGAAGAATGGCACGCGGAGCGAGTCGTTCGTCCCGGCCATGAAGGAGAAGGCCGCGCCCGTGTTCTCGGCGTAGCGGAAGTCCCAGAACGAGGCCACGCGCACGGTCTCCGCGCGGTACGCGAGCAACCGCATCGCCGAGTAGAAGTGCGCGCCGCCCGCGGTGAGCGCGTGGGTGAGGTGGACGACTGCCAGGTACTTGGTCCACTGGTCGAGCGCCAGCGCGAGCGGCGTCACCACGAGCAGCGGGGAGAATTTGCGGAGTCCGTTCATGGGTCAGGAGGGCCTGTCGGTCTTGAGCTCGCCGAGCGCGCCGAGAACCTCGGCCTTGGGCGCGCGCTTGGTGACCACGCCCTCGAGCAGGAGCATGCCCACGCCCACGCAGATGAAGGCGTCGGCGACGTTGAAGGTGGGCCAGTGCATGCGCGGGTCCTGGTACCAGTGCCAGTCGACGAAGTCGATGACGTAGCCGCGGATCACGCGGTCCAGGTAGTTGCCCACCGCGCCGCCGAGCACGAAGGCGAGCGCCACCTGCACGTAGCGCTGCTCGGGCTTGGTACGCCGGTAGAAGACGAGGATGAAGGTCACCGCGGCGATCGACACCAGGTGAAAGAACGGCAGGCGGAGATTCTCGGGAAGCGAG contains these protein-coding regions:
- a CDS encoding prolipoprotein diacylglyceryl transferase is translated as MLPVLWRFTFDTPLMQVVLYLCAAGLVVYGAYAGWRGAENREQAPMRAGIFAVISAVVAYYGVGYAKEHGAPLHTYGLMIATAFIVAITLCAREARRSFPGIKKLADGTIVPMGEYMHETIMDLAFYVLVSGLVGARILFIIVNWKDYADDPKSIFSLSGGLVFYGGFIGAALTVVWYGLKHKLNVLRLGDIIVPTVSVAHAIGRFGCLSAGCCWGGFANPTGPFAKIALAFPSADSAGTWAARWGQSSLAFESQTRDHRLLDAVTHQLIMNNGVQRYVPDTDAAGNFLGAWKDTVTGAVLHNLPQGAIDIATEAAKLGHTLPIYPTQLMESIGELCIFTILVLTRSYWKRFHGQVLAMYLMMYSVLRTTVEMFRGDEERGRIFGAFSSVPRTAWYNISTSQFVSLAIFATGIVIWARFGRRTPGNADTGGASTAAAAA
- the lspA gene encoding signal peptidase II, giving the protein MNGLRKFSPLLVVTPLALALDQWTKYLAVVHLTHALTAGGAHFYSAMRLLAYRAETVRVASFWDFRYAENTGAAFSFMAGTNDSLRVPFFYLVAVAATALILYFYVKSGPEHWLRRLALAMVLGGAFGNTLDRVVHGYVIDFILWHVGPHEWPVFNVADSFVCVGVFLLLTEGWFTKRLEGAAATTPSKAAS
- the lspA gene encoding signal peptidase II; this translates as MARNKYILLAALFGASVLADQGSKYLAVAHLTRDFAEHGVQGVGQQLAHFYGDRNLDGDPRTEPDLRTPPVAVLNDFWHFKYVENPGAAWGLLGSLPENLRLPFFHLVSIAAVTFILVFYRRTKPEQRYVQVALAFVLGGAVGNYLDRVIRGYVIDFVDWHWYQDPRMHWPTFNVADAFICVGVGMLLLEGVVTKRAPKAEVLGALGELKTDRPS